The [Eubacterium] siraeum genome contains a region encoding:
- a CDS encoding HAD hydrolase-like protein, producing MAFEHILFDLDGTLTDSYEGIAKCVQYALHYYGIEENNEENLKRFIGPPLWESFHIFYDFPEEKAKEAVLKYRERYHTVGVYENKVIAGVPETLKTLYDNGKKIYLATSKPLKLAKIVLEHFDLAKYFTFICGASLDFSFEDKASIINYVLDNQHIENRSSAIMIGDRKFDIIGAKQCGIKSVGVLCGFGSEDELKEYKADYIVPEFSDILSIIME from the coding sequence ATGGCATTTGAGCATATTTTATTCGACCTTGACGGAACTTTGACAGATTCATACGAGGGTATAGCAAAATGCGTGCAGTATGCACTTCACTATTACGGCATTGAAGAAAACAACGAAGAAAATCTGAAAAGATTTATCGGCCCTCCGCTTTGGGAATCGTTCCATATCTTCTATGATTTCCCCGAAGAAAAGGCGAAAGAGGCGGTACTGAAGTACCGTGAGCGCTATCACACTGTCGGAGTATACGAAAACAAGGTCATAGCAGGTGTTCCCGAAACGCTGAAAACACTTTATGACAACGGCAAAAAGATATACCTTGCCACCTCAAAGCCGCTGAAGCTCGCTAAAATAGTGCTTGAGCATTTCGATCTGGCAAAATATTTTACTTTTATATGCGGTGCGTCACTTGACTTCTCGTTTGAGGACAAGGCAAGCATAATAAACTATGTGCTTGACAATCAGCATATAGAAAACCGTTCATCCGCCATTATGATAGGTGACAGGAAATTTGATATAATCGGCGCAAAACAGTGCGGTATAAAATCTGTCGGTGTGCTATGCGGCTTCGGCTCTGAGGACGAGCTTAAAGAATATAAAGCGGATTATATCGTGCCTGAATTTTCCGATATTTTAAGCATAATAATGGAATGA
- the spoIVB gene encoding SpoIVB peptidase, whose protein sequence is MRKTKGKDYPMPQKIKLISGIFTAVTLFSNIMYGGACAEKYISVNSPCYPMKCSAEYERPELYVCGTPFGIKLLTDGVIVTGFAKVGDSKDAFELSPAGKAGIEKGDVITKIDGEKITSSANMSELISVCGEYATLTYIRDGCEYTADVEIKCDSDGEKRIGLWVRDSTAGIGTMTFYQPNTLAGAGLGHAVCDVDTGEILPLGTGQIVPAVITGVKRGERDCPGELCGTLKPSDVKGRITDNCGCGLYAVLEEADMQGQLMPLAFASEVQCGQAYILSTVDSGKPEMYSVEIESVDRNSAENKNMVIKVTDERLTELTGGIVQGMSGSPIVQNGRLVGAVTHVFISDPAHGYGIFAQSMYEHLLSLSETEEQAA, encoded by the coding sequence GTGAGAAAAACGAAAGGAAAAGATTATCCGATGCCACAAAAGATAAAACTTATCAGCGGTATTTTTACTGCGGTTACGCTTTTTTCAAATATAATGTACGGCGGTGCGTGTGCAGAGAAATATATATCCGTAAATTCGCCGTGTTACCCGATGAAATGCAGTGCAGAATATGAAAGACCTGAGCTTTATGTCTGTGGAACGCCGTTTGGTATCAAGCTGCTGACAGACGGTGTTATAGTAACCGGATTTGCCAAAGTAGGCGACAGCAAAGATGCTTTTGAATTATCTCCCGCCGGCAAAGCAGGAATAGAAAAGGGAGATGTTATAACGAAAATAGACGGGGAGAAAATTACGTCCTCAGCAAATATGAGCGAGCTTATATCCGTGTGCGGAGAATATGCAACGCTGACTTATATAAGAGATGGCTGTGAATATACTGCCGATGTTGAAATAAAGTGCGACAGCGACGGCGAAAAGAGAATAGGACTTTGGGTGCGTGACAGCACGGCAGGTATCGGCACTATGACGTTTTATCAACCGAATACACTTGCAGGTGCAGGACTTGGACACGCTGTGTGCGATGTCGACACGGGGGAGATTCTTCCGCTCGGAACAGGTCAGATAGTGCCTGCGGTGATAACCGGCGTAAAAAGAGGGGAACGTGACTGTCCGGGTGAGCTTTGCGGTACGCTGAAACCGTCGGACGTAAAGGGCAGAATAACCGATAACTGCGGATGCGGACTTTATGCCGTGCTTGAAGAAGCAGATATGCAGGGGCAGTTGATGCCGCTTGCATTTGCAAGTGAGGTACAGTGCGGACAGGCATATATATTATCGACCGTTGACAGCGGCAAGCCCGAAATGTACAGCGTTGAAATAGAAAGCGTTGACAGAAATTCTGCGGAAAACAAGAATATGGTAATAAAAGTAACAGATGAACGGCTGACAGAGTTGACGGGCGGAATAGTGCAGGGAATGAGCGGAAGCCCGATAGTGCAGAACGGGCGGCTTGTCGGAGCGGTAACGCACGTTTTCATAAGTGACCCTGCTCACGGGTACGGGATATTCGCACAGAGTATGTATGAGCATTTGCTGTCACTCAGTGAAACCGAAGAACAGGCGGCGTAA
- a CDS encoding DUF1540 domain-containing protein has protein sequence MGTEHANKCIACSITNCKHHCCCADYCSLDHIQIGTHEADPTQKACTDCKSFELKA, from the coding sequence ATGGGAACAGAACACGCAAACAAGTGCATAGCTTGTTCTATAACAAACTGTAAGCATCACTGCTGCTGTGCAGATTACTGCTCACTCGATCATATCCAGATCGGCACACACGAGGCAGACCCCACTCAGAAGGCTTGCACAGACTGCAAGTCATTTGAACTGAAGGCGTAA
- the spo0A gene encoding sporulation transcription factor Spo0A, with amino-acid sequence MSQSIRVLIGDDSLELGISWATAFKEAGLYAITRPKMGKVLVDYVLTERPAVVILDAKTPGLDVCDIIRTLKGSGEYAPVIFVTANYDSAKVEFEVMDAGADYYMIRPFDPETLVSKVLSVYNDKINGRRNTASDESDMECVVTEIIHQIGIPAHIKGYHYLRTAIMLSVEDPDMINCITKLLYPTVARMYETTPSRVERAIRHAIEIAWDRGDVDTLNSYFGYTIHTSRGKPTNSEFVALIADKLRLKYRCTAIYGSKRMKNSPEDSVVRI; translated from the coding sequence ATGTCACAATCTATCAGAGTACTTATAGGGGATGATTCGTTAGAGCTTGGAATATCATGGGCCACCGCTTTCAAAGAGGCAGGGCTGTATGCAATAACCAGACCGAAGATGGGAAAGGTTCTTGTTGATTATGTGCTTACGGAGCGTCCTGCTGTGGTTATCCTTGACGCAAAAACACCCGGTCTTGATGTCTGCGATATAATCAGGACACTCAAAGGAAGCGGAGAATATGCTCCTGTTATATTCGTAACGGCGAACTATGATTCTGCAAAGGTCGAGTTTGAGGTGATGGACGCAGGGGCGGACTATTATATGATACGTCCGTTTGATCCGGAAACGCTTGTATCAAAGGTTTTGTCGGTATATAACGACAAGATAAACGGCAGACGCAATACCGCATCGGACGAATCCGATATGGAGTGCGTAGTGACGGAGATAATACATCAGATCGGCATACCTGCTCATATCAAAGGGTATCATTATCTCAGAACCGCAATCATGCTTTCGGTTGAGGATCCCGACATGATAAACTGTATCACAAAGCTGCTCTATCCGACCGTTGCCCGTATGTATGAAACAACGCCGTCAAGAGTTGAACGTGCAATACGTCACGCAATAGAAATTGCGTGGGACAGGGGAGATGTAGACACGCTCAACAGCTATTTCGGATACACTATTCATACATCGAGAGGAAAGCCGACAAACTCGGAATTTGTTGCTCTTATTGCCGATAAGTTGAGGCTGAAGTACAGATGCACGGCAATCTATGGCTCTAAAAGAATGAAAAATTCACCTGAGGATTCAGTGGTACGCATTTAA
- a CDS encoding glycoside hydrolase family 5 protein: MKKILSAILALCMIVSITACSSENESSVKGSENKVMRDITTQELIEDMGLGINLGNTFESCGNWINKSSVTNYETAWGSPVITEQMIKGYKDCGFGVMRLPVAWSNMMDKETYTISPDYIARVKEVLNWALDSDLYVILNIHYDNGWFSDFADDKKRDECFKKYEAIWKQLCEEFGDYGDHLMFESLNEEGGWEELWNRYSNEGDKEKSYSILNEINQKFVDIVRASGKNNGKRHLLIAGYNTDIDLTCDKLYKMPADPENRCAVSVHYYTPATFAILEKDASWGKAQTTWGSEADKKLLTKYMDMLKTTFVDKGIPVIIGEYGCSTKNKQAKYINLYLSSVCKEAYSRGMLPVLWDVTDVFYDRTTCTFKDKDLLDGLMAAKETERNV, from the coding sequence ATGAAGAAGATATTATCTGCCATACTGGCATTATGTATGATAGTTTCGATTACTGCTTGTTCATCGGAAAATGAATCGTCCGTAAAGGGCAGTGAGAACAAGGTAATGCGTGACATAACAACGCAGGAGCTTATCGAGGATATGGGACTCGGTATAAATCTCGGAAACACCTTTGAATCCTGCGGAAACTGGATAAACAAGTCGTCTGTTACAAATTATGAAACAGCGTGGGGAAGTCCTGTTATTACCGAGCAAATGATAAAAGGCTACAAGGACTGCGGTTTTGGCGTTATGCGTCTGCCTGTTGCGTGGAGCAATATGATGGACAAGGAAACGTATACCATAAGTCCCGACTATATTGCAAGAGTAAAGGAAGTGCTGAACTGGGCGCTTGACAGCGATTTATATGTAATTCTCAACATTCATTACGATAACGGCTGGTTTTCGGACTTTGCCGATGATAAAAAGAGAGATGAATGTTTTAAAAAATATGAAGCTATATGGAAACAGCTTTGCGAGGAATTCGGCGATTACGGCGACCATCTGATGTTTGAATCGCTCAATGAAGAAGGCGGTTGGGAGGAACTGTGGAACAGATACAGTAACGAGGGCGACAAGGAAAAGTCATATTCGATACTGAATGAAATCAATCAGAAGTTTGTTGATATAGTAAGGGCTTCAGGCAAAAATAACGGTAAGCGCCATCTGCTTATCGCAGGATACAATACCGATATTGACCTTACCTGTGACAAGCTTTACAAGATGCCTGCCGATCCGGAAAACCGCTGTGCAGTATCGGTACACTATTATACACCTGCGACCTTTGCCATACTTGAAAAGGACGCAAGCTGGGGCAAGGCACAGACAACGTGGGGCAGTGAAGCCGACAAAAAGCTGCTCACAAAGTATATGGATATGCTGAAAACTACCTTTGTAGACAAGGGTATCCCTGTTATTATAGGCGAATACGGCTGTTCGACAAAGAACAAGCAGGCAAAATACATTAATCTATATCTTTCAAGCGTCTGCAAGGAGGCATATTCGAGAGGTATGCTCCCTGTGCTGTGGGATGTAACCGATGTATTCTATGACCGCACGACCTGTACGTTCAAGGATAAGGATTTACTGGACGGACTTATGGCAGCAAAGGAAACCGAAAGAAACGTATAA
- a CDS encoding class I SAM-dependent methyltransferase, protein MEDKKINPLLTGSAETMLQSFYARAKYSRKKNAKFYDAKAIELVGKIDYDFSKAEKDSTMSNGVIARTIVFDELVKDFINKNPDCTVVNIACGLDTRFYRMDNGRITWYNVDLPETIEVRDAIYHESGRVSTIGISATDPAWADKVTKRGKMLFIIEGLSMYLTSDENAQMLSIIRDKFDNATVLMECLAKKWVNKERTEKSIQDTGAKFVFGADTFDDLGKAADGFRCIKNDDIIRGMTEIMPILKPFRKLPFLKKITQKILIFEKA, encoded by the coding sequence ATGGAAGACAAAAAAATCAATCCACTGCTTACAGGCTCAGCAGAAACTATGCTTCAGAGTTTCTACGCAAGAGCAAAGTATTCAAGAAAAAAGAATGCTAAATTTTACGATGCCAAGGCAATAGAGCTTGTCGGAAAAATCGATTATGACTTTTCAAAAGCAGAAAAGGATTCTACGATGAGCAACGGAGTAATCGCACGAACCATCGTGTTTGACGAATTGGTCAAAGACTTTATAAACAAAAATCCCGATTGCACAGTTGTAAACATAGCCTGCGGACTTGATACAAGATTTTACCGTATGGATAACGGCAGAATAACGTGGTACAATGTCGATCTGCCCGAAACTATAGAGGTTCGTGACGCAATATATCACGAATCAGGCAGGGTGTCTACAATAGGCATTTCCGCAACCGATCCCGCTTGGGCTGACAAGGTAACAAAAAGAGGAAAAATGCTATTTATAATCGAAGGTCTTTCAATGTATCTGACCTCTGATGAAAACGCTCAGATGCTGTCGATTATCAGAGATAAATTCGATAATGCGACAGTGCTTATGGAGTGCCTTGCTAAAAAGTGGGTAAACAAGGAGCGTACCGAAAAATCAATTCAGGACACCGGTGCAAAATTCGTGTTTGGTGCTGATACCTTTGATGATTTAGGTAAAGCGGCAGACGGTTTCAGATGTATAAAAAATGACGATATCATCCGTGGTATGACAGAAATCATGCCGATATTAAAACCGTTCAGAAAGCTACCTTTTTTAAAGAAAATCACACAGAAGATTCTTATATTTGAAAAAGCATAA
- the carB gene encoding carbamoyl-phosphate synthase large subunit, translating into MPKRQDINKIMIIGSGPIIIGQACEFDYSGTQACKALKKLGYEIVLVNSNPATIMTDPDVADITYIEPLNLDRLTQIIEQERPDALLPNLGGQSGLNLCSELDKAGVLKKFNVQVIGVQVDAIERGEDRIEFKNAMKDLGIGMPRSEVAYTIDEAVKIAEELKYPVVLRPAYTMGGAGGGMVYNVDELKVVCERGLQASLVGQVLVEECIFGWEELELEVVRDADNNKITVCFIENIDPIGVHTGDSFCSAPMLTIPEDVQKELQEMSYRIIESIEVIGGCNCQFARNPETGRIVVIEINPRTSRSSALASKATGFPIAFVSALLACGLTLKDIPCGKYGTLDKYYPDGDYIVIKFARWAFEKFKGAEDKLGTQMRAVGEVMSIGKTYKEAFQKAIRSLEKDRYGLGFAKNFHDMTKEELLAQLRYPTSERQFVIYEALRKGATIEEIHALTKIKDWFLQQMKELVDEEEALLKIKGSVPEKAVLKQAKLDGFSDRYLSSLLEVTEEEIRNARIGFGIKEAWEGVHVSGTDNAAYYYSTYHLDEDKSPVSDKPKIMILGGGPNRIGQGIEFDYCCVHAALALKKLGFESIIVNCNPETVSTDYDTSDKLYFEPLTLEDVLSIHDKEKPLGVIAQFGGQTPLNLASDLKKYGVNILGTTPETIDLAEDRDHFRAMMDKLGIPMPESGMAVNVDEALKIANRIGYPVMVRPSYVLGGRGMEIVHDDEMMKVYMSAAVGVTPDRPILIDRFLHHATECEADAISDGKNCFVPAVMEHIELAGVHSGDSACILPSMNLTEKQVATIKDYTKKIAVEMNVCGLMNMQYAIEDDTVYVLEANPRASRTVPLVSKVCDINMVQLATQIITSSLTGKPSPVPELHDKVINHYGVKEAVFPFNMFQEVDPVLGPEMRSTGEVLGIAPTFGEAYYKAQEATQVKLPLGGTVLLSVCDRDKPELLEIAKSFSELGFRILATGKSYDMIKDAGITAERINKMYEGRPNITDAIANGDIQLIINTPAGKTSANDDSYIRKSAIRHKVPYITTMAAAKASIEGIKSLKANKHFGVKSIQAHHADIK; encoded by the coding sequence ATGCCAAAAAGACAGGACATTAACAAAATTATGATAATAGGCTCCGGCCCTATCATCATAGGTCAGGCTTGTGAGTTTGACTATTCAGGCACACAGGCTTGTAAAGCACTCAAGAAGCTCGGTTACGAGATAGTTCTTGTAAACTCAAACCCCGCAACTATTATGACCGACCCCGATGTAGCGGACATCACATACATTGAACCGCTCAACCTCGACAGACTTACTCAGATTATCGAGCAGGAACGTCCCGATGCGCTTCTGCCCAACCTCGGCGGTCAGTCAGGACTTAATCTCTGCTCTGAGCTTGACAAGGCAGGCGTACTGAAAAAGTTCAACGTACAGGTAATCGGCGTTCAGGTCGATGCTATCGAACGTGGTGAAGACCGTATTGAGTTCAAGAATGCAATGAAGGATCTCGGTATCGGTATGCCGAGAAGTGAAGTTGCTTACACGATTGATGAAGCTGTCAAGATAGCCGAGGAACTCAAGTACCCTGTAGTTCTTCGTCCTGCCTATACAATGGGCGGTGCCGGCGGCGGAATGGTTTATAATGTAGACGAGCTTAAGGTCGTATGTGAAAGAGGCTTGCAGGCATCTCTTGTAGGTCAGGTTCTTGTCGAGGAATGTATCTTCGGCTGGGAAGAGCTTGAGCTTGAAGTTGTCCGTGATGCTGACAACAATAAGATTACCGTTTGCTTTATCGAAAACATCGACCCCATCGGCGTGCATACGGGCGACTCGTTCTGTTCCGCTCCTATGCTGACTATTCCCGAAGATGTTCAGAAAGAGCTTCAGGAAATGTCTTACCGCATTATCGAATCCATCGAGGTTATCGGCGGCTGCAACTGTCAGTTTGCCCGTAATCCCGAAACAGGACGTATTGTTGTAATCGAAATAAACCCCAGAACATCACGTTCTTCCGCTCTTGCTTCAAAGGCTACAGGCTTCCCTATTGCCTTTGTTTCCGCCCTCCTTGCCTGCGGTCTTACTCTCAAGGATATTCCCTGCGGTAAGTACGGCACACTTGACAAGTATTACCCCGACGGAGATTATATTGTAATCAAGTTCGCACGTTGGGCATTTGAAAAGTTCAAGGGCGCAGAGGATAAACTCGGAACACAGATGAGAGCTGTCGGCGAAGTAATGAGCATCGGCAAGACCTATAAAGAGGCTTTCCAGAAGGCTATACGTTCACTTGAAAAAGACAGATACGGTCTTGGCTTTGCAAAGAACTTCCACGATATGACAAAGGAAGAGCTTTTAGCACAGCTGAGATACCCCACAAGCGAAAGACAGTTTGTTATATATGAAGCACTTCGCAAGGGTGCTACTATTGAAGAAATCCATGCCCTTACAAAGATTAAGGACTGGTTCTTACAGCAGATGAAGGAGCTTGTTGACGAAGAAGAAGCACTGCTCAAGATCAAGGGTTCTGTTCCCGAAAAGGCTGTACTGAAGCAGGCAAAGCTGGACGGTTTCTCCGACCGTTATTTAAGTTCACTTCTTGAAGTTACAGAGGAAGAGATCAGAAATGCCCGTATCGGCTTCGGCATAAAGGAAGCGTGGGAAGGCGTTCATGTAAGCGGTACTGATAATGCGGCTTACTACTACTCCACCTATCATCTTGACGAGGATAAAAGCCCTGTCAGCGACAAGCCCAAGATAATGATTCTCGGCGGCGGTCCCAACAGAATAGGTCAGGGTATCGAATTTGACTACTGCTGCGTTCATGCGGCACTTGCACTCAAAAAGCTCGGCTTTGAATCTATCATCGTAAACTGCAACCCCGAAACAGTTTCAACCGACTACGATACATCGGATAAGCTCTACTTTGAGCCGCTCACCCTTGAAGACGTTCTTTCGATTCACGATAAGGAAAAGCCGCTCGGCGTTATAGCTCAGTTCGGCGGTCAGACACCGCTCAACCTTGCAAGCGACCTTAAGAAATACGGCGTAAACATTCTCGGCACAACTCCCGAAACTATCGACCTTGCGGAAGACAGAGATCACTTCCGTGCTATGATGGACAAGCTCGGAATCCCGATGCCCGAATCCGGAATGGCTGTAAACGTTGACGAAGCGCTTAAAATCGCTAACCGCATCGGTTATCCCGTAATGGTGCGTCCTTCATACGTTCTCGGCGGCAGAGGTATGGAAATCGTTCACGATGACGAAATGATGAAGGTCTATATGTCTGCGGCAGTAGGCGTTACCCCCGACAGACCTATACTCATCGACCGTTTCCTCCACCACGCAACAGAGTGCGAGGCTGACGCTATCTCGGACGGCAAGAACTGCTTTGTTCCCGCTGTTATGGAGCATATCGAGCTTGCAGGTGTTCACTCCGGTGACTCCGCTTGTATCCTGCCTTCTATGAACCTTACGGAAAAGCAGGTCGCAACGATAAAGGATTACACAAAGAAGATTGCCGTTGAAATGAATGTATGCGGTCTTATGAATATGCAGTACGCTATTGAAGACGATACTGTCTATGTTCTTGAAGCTAACCCCAGAGCGTCCCGTACAGTACCGCTGGTATCAAAGGTTTGCGACATCAACATGGTACAGCTTGCTACACAGATAATCACATCATCGCTGACAGGCAAGCCCTCCCCTGTACCCGAGCTTCACGACAAGGTAATCAACCACTACGGTGTTAAGGAAGCGGTATTCCCCTTCAATATGTTCCAGGAGGTTGACCCCGTTCTCGGTCCCGAAATGCGTTCAACAGGCGAGGTTCTCGGAATCGCTCCCACATTTGGAGAAGCGTACTACAAGGCTCAGGAGGCAACACAGGTAAAGCTTCCTCTTGGGGGAACTGTTCTCCTCAGCGTATGCGACAGAGATAAGCCCGAGCTGCTTGAAATCGCAAAATCATTCAGCGAGCTTGGTTTCCGTATCCTTGCAACAGGCAAGAGCTATGATATGATAAAGGACGCAGGCATCACCGCTGAACGTATCAACAAGATGTACGAGGGCAGACCCAACATCACCGATGCAATAGCAAACGGCGATATCCAGCTTATCATCAACACACCCGCAGGAAAGACGAGTGCAAACGATGACAGCTACATCCGCAAGTCAGCAATCAGACATAAGGTGCCTTATATCACAACAATGGCGGCAGCTAAGGCAAGCATCGAGGGTATAAAGTCACTTAAAGCGAACAAGCACTTCGGCGTAAAGTCAATTCAGGCACACCACGCAGATATAAAGTAA
- a CDS encoding helix-hairpin-helix domain-containing protein: protein MKGKVRNAIIISAGVLILTVMLTVVLYYYNDKVMRDNAWVFSVDETSYYESSYSYEQKPDLNSADLETLMQIKGVGRKTAHDIINYREKHGKFTSMSQLKEINSVDDEVYMILCNRFTVASSGYYTKNESYGTRKVNLNKATVDELMSVEGITEEIAKNIILRRKDHGDYTSVRELLDTEGVTITLYSKISDKLTV from the coding sequence ATGAAAGGAAAGGTACGCAACGCAATAATAATTTCCGCAGGCGTGCTTATCCTTACCGTAATGCTCACTGTTGTTTTATATTACTATAACGACAAAGTAATGCGTGATAACGCATGGGTGTTCTCTGTGGATGAAACCTCATACTATGAAAGCTCGTATTCGTATGAGCAAAAACCGGATCTTAATTCAGCAGATCTTGAAACACTGATGCAGATAAAAGGCGTCGGGCGGAAAACGGCACACGATATTATAAACTATCGTGAAAAGCACGGGAAATTTACATCTATGTCACAGCTTAAAGAGATAAACTCGGTAGATGATGAAGTATATATGATACTGTGCAACCGGTTTACCGTTGCATCGTCGGGATATTACACTAAAAATGAGTCTTACGGCACTCGCAAGGTAAACCTCAATAAAGCTACCGTAGACGAGCTGATGAGCGTTGAGGGAATAACGGAGGAAATCGCAAAGAATATTATATTGCGCCGTAAAGACCACGGAGATTATACCTCTGTAAGAGAACTTCTTGATACCGAGGGCGTGACGATAACTCTTTACAGCAAAATTTCCGATAAACTGACAGTTTGA
- a CDS encoding XRE family transcriptional regulator produces the protein MDYNIKDVSGRLKSTREYLDISVGEMANKTNVTTDEYISLENGEKDFSLSFLNQAADALGIELIELLTGVTPKLNTYSIVRKDQGLPIERRERFAYQHLAYLFKNKKIEPLLVTAPYDEEEQKKPIHLSVHDGQEMDYIISGTLKFQIGSHIETVNEGDCIYYDSMNPHGMIAVDGKDCKFLAILI, from the coding sequence ATGGATTATAATATCAAAGACGTATCCGGCAGACTGAAAAGCACAAGAGAGTACCTTGATATATCTGTCGGCGAAATGGCAAACAAAACAAACGTCACCACAGACGAATATATTTCACTTGAAAACGGAGAGAAGGATTTTTCGCTTTCATTCCTGAATCAGGCGGCGGACGCACTCGGCATTGAGCTTATTGAGCTTCTTACAGGTGTTACGCCTAAGCTCAATACATATTCGATAGTCCGTAAGGATCAAGGCTTGCCGATCGAGCGTCGGGAAAGATTTGCCTATCAGCACCTTGCCTATCTTTTTAAAAACAAGAAAATAGAGCCGTTGCTGGTAACAGCTCCTTACGATGAGGAGGAGCAGAAAAAGCCTATACACCTGTCTGTACACGACGGTCAGGAAATGGACTATATAATATCGGGAACGTTGAAGTTCCAGATAGGCAGTCATATTGAAACGGTAAATGAAGGCGACTGCATTTATTACGACAGCATGAATCCGCACGGAATGATAGCCGTTGACGGCAAGGACTGCAAGTTCTTGGCGATACTGATCTGA
- the udp gene encoding uridine phosphorylase yields MALLTENEQFHLKIKKGDVGRYAILPGDPGRVPLIAKYLDNAEFVASNREYTTYTGYLLGEKVSVVSTGIGGPSAAIAVEELIRSGTDTFIRIGTSGGMDISVSGGDLVVAQASIRSEGTSHEYIPENYPAVADFEVTTALKAAGDALSEDVDGKRCHVGVVHSKDSFYGEIEPLQMPVGDKLSDSWAAYVKCGCLTSEMESAAIFSVALARRKRAGAVFTALWNVERSNAGLPDTVCMDSDRAIRTAVNAVKILIEQDRKNGI; encoded by the coding sequence ATGGCACTTCTTACAGAAAACGAACAGTTCCATCTTAAAATCAAAAAAGGCGATGTCGGAAGATACGCTATTCTTCCCGGCGACCCCGGCAGAGTTCCGCTTATAGCAAAATATCTCGACAATGCGGAATTTGTTGCGTCAAACCGTGAATATACGACCTATACGGGTTATCTTCTCGGCGAAAAGGTAAGCGTTGTATCAACGGGTATCGGCGGTCCTTCCGCAGCAATTGCCGTTGAAGAGCTTATCCGCTCAGGCACGGATACTTTTATAAGAATAGGCACAAGCGGCGGTATGGATATAAGCGTTTCCGGCGGCGACTTGGTTGTGGCGCAAGCGTCAATACGAAGCGAGGGAACATCGCATGAGTATATTCCCGAAAACTACCCTGCGGTAGCGGATTTTGAAGTAACCACTGCGCTTAAAGCCGCAGGCGACGCATTATCGGAAGATGTTGACGGCAAGCGTTGCCACGTCGGAGTAGTTCACAGCAAGGACAGCTTTTACGGCGAGATAGAGCCATTACAGATGCCTGTAGGAGATAAACTCTCGGATAGCTGGGCGGCTTATGTAAAATGCGGCTGTCTTACTTCCGAAATGGAATCCGCCGCAATATTCTCCGTAGCACTTGCAAGAAGAAAACGTGCAGGCGCTGTATTCACAGCCCTCTGGAATGTCGAAAGAAGCAACGCAGGACTTCCCGATACTGTCTGTATGGACAGCGACAGAGCGATAAGAACGGCAGTGAACGCAGTAAAAATACTTATAGAGCAGGACAGGAAAAATGGCATTTGA
- the nth gene encoding endonuclease III, with translation MTKKERAELVIDGLAECYPDVKCALVYKKPHELLIATRLSAQCTDKRVNMVTPALFEKFPDIDSFAAAEPDEVAEYIHSCGLYKTKAVDIVMMCRMLRDDFGGEIPDTIEQLVKLPGVGRKTANLIVGDLYGKPALVCDTHVIRVSGRLGLTDGTKDALKVEKQLAAIIKPDDRLMMCHRLVWHGRLVCSAAKPNCSECRLSGFCKFFSGTK, from the coding sequence ATGACCAAAAAGGAAAGAGCAGAGCTTGTTATAGACGGGCTTGCCGAGTGCTATCCGGATGTGAAATGCGCTCTTGTTTATAAAAAGCCGCATGAGCTTCTGATAGCGACAAGGCTTTCGGCACAGTGTACCGATAAGCGAGTAAATATGGTTACTCCCGCACTTTTCGAAAAATTTCCCGATATTGACAGCTTTGCGGCGGCAGAGCCTGACGAGGTTGCGGAATATATACATTCGTGCGGACTATATAAGACAAAAGCTGTCGATATTGTTATGATGTGCAGAATGCTCCGTGATGATTTCGGCGGTGAAATTCCCGATACAATTGAACAGCTTGTAAAGTTGCCCGGGGTCGGAAGAAAGACAGCTAATCTTATAGTGGGCGACCTCTACGGTAAGCCTGCTCTTGTATGTGACACACACGTTATAAGAGTGAGCGGAAGGTTGGGTCTTACCGACGGAACAAAGGATGCGCTGAAGGTTGAAAAACAGCTTGCCGCAATAATAAAACCGGACGACAGATTGATGATGTGTCACAGGCTTGTGTGGCACGGTCGGCTTGTGTGCAGTGCGGCAAAACCGAATTGCAGCGAATGCAGGCTGAGCGGTTTTTGCAAGTTCTTTTCGGGGACAAAATAA